Proteins co-encoded in one Nicotiana sylvestris chromosome 7, ASM39365v2, whole genome shotgun sequence genomic window:
- the LOC138872775 gene encoding uncharacterized protein, with product MVMTSNIVESINAANKDARELPVMRLLEYMTNLLQQWNNKNRKSAMETSTELGEKYDKLLRENLIASEQMTVRPAAEQLYTVFEGVRRNIVCLEEGTCSCGKFQMDELSCPRAWAVLKNQQLKPSQYCSFYYKKDKLLRTYEFPVNPMPDESLWVIPIEVMQDVVLPPKGRRNVGRPRKEKLKPASEKESKRAFSCSVCGQGGHNRKTCRNQPK from the exons ATGGTAATGACTTCCAATATTGTAGAGTCAATTAATGCAGCAAACAAGGATGCTAGAGAGTTACCAGTAATGCGATTGCTGGAGTACATGACAAATTTGCTACAACAGTGGAACAACAAAAACAGAAAAAGTGCAATGGAGACATCTACAGAGCTTGGCGAAAAGTACGACAAACTCCTTCGAGAAAATCTAATTGCATCAGAGCAAATGACG GTGAGGCCTGCTGCGGAGCAGTTATATACTGTGTTTGAAGGGGTAAGGCGAAACATAGTGTGCCTTGAAGAGGGAACATGCAGTTGCGGAAAATTTCAAATGGATGAACTTTCATGTCCGCGTGCTTGGGCGGTTTTGAAGAACCAGCAGCTGAAACCTAGCCAGTATTGCTCTTTTTACTACAAGAAGGATAAACTCCTTAGAACTTATGAATTTCCAGTGAATCCGATGCCAGATGAGAGTTTATGGGTAATCCCAATAGAGGTGATGCAAGATGTGGTCCTACCACCTAAAGGGAGAAGGAATGTAGGAAGGCCAAGAAAGGAAAAACTCAAACCTGCTTCAGAAAAAGAGTCTAAGAGAGCGTTTTCATGTTCTGTGTGTGGACAAGGTGGTCACAATAGAAAAACATGTAGGAATCAACCAAAATAA